The window CCGCCTGGAGGACCTTGGGACCACCCGGGTGGCACACCCAGGCGGTCACGTCCTTCCGCTTGATCCCGTGGTCGCCGAGGAACCCCTCGACGTCATCGGCGAGGTACCGGCGCACCACGTCGGGGACCCGGGGGTCGAGGACGACCTTGAAGCCGGAGTCCTTGATGTCCCAGCCCATGACGCGCCCGGTGTCCGGATACAGGTGGCTGCGGGTGTCCACGATCGTCGGGCCTGCGCTCTTGTCCCGGAGGCCCGGGAGGCCCGGGCCGCCCTGGCGGTTGGCGCCGCAGGCGACGACCGCGGCGGCGCCGTCGCCGAACAGCCCGGTGGCGACCAGGTTGGCCACGGAGGCGTCGTCGCGCTGGAAGGTGAGCGAGCACAGTTCGACCGACAGCAGCACCGCGACGTGGTCGGGCCGGCCCAGCAGGTAGTCGTGCATACGGGCCAGGCCGGCGGCGCCGCCGGCACAGCCCAGGCCGAACAGGGGCAGCCGTTTGACGTCCGGCCGCAGTCCGAGGCGGCCGGCCAGCCGTGCGTCGATCGAGGGGGTCGCGATGCCGGTGACGGAAGTGAAGACCAGCAGGTCCACATCGGCCGCGGACAGACCGGCCAGGTCCAGTGCGTCCCGGACGGCCTTGGCGCCCAGGTCGGTGGCGGCGGCGACGAAGACGTCGTTGGCGGCGCCGAACCCGTCCAGTTCCGCGTACCGTTCGAGCGGCAGCGTCATATGGCGCGAGCGGACCTTCGCGCTGCGGTGCAGCCGGTCCAGGACCCGGCGGTCGGTGCCCTCGGGCAGGCAGGTGCGGGCCACCATGTCGGTGATCTCGGACTGGGTGTGACGGTGCGGTGCGAGGGCACCGTGAACGGCGGCGATCCGCGTCATATGGTTCCCGTCCGGTTCCCGACTCTGGTGCGTTGCCAGCTGCTCTGGTGAGTTGCTCCCCACGTGTTCCCCGGCCCGGGACGTCGACACCACGAATCGCCCGTCCGGCCGTTCCCCTTGGGGGTGTGTGCTCCGGCCGGGTTGGGGCGCGGGCGCCTACGATCGGCCGGGTGGGCACTCCCGAGCAGTTCACGGGCGGCCCGGCCGCGAGTTGGGCCGGCCGGGTGGGCGGCCTGGCCGGATCGTGCCACCCCGGGCCTGTCGTGGCGGTCACCGCCCTGATGGCGACTCTGGCCGTCACCGCCGGTCAGAGTCCCGCGCGTTGCGTCCTGACCGCCGCCGCCGTGCTGACCGGGCAGCTGTCCGTCGGCTGGTGCAACGACGCGTTCGACGCCCGCCGGGACATCGCCACCGGCCGCCGCGGCAAACCCGTCGCCGACGGCACGGTCGGCGTGACCGAGGTGTGGGTCGCCGCGTACGCCGCGCTGGCGCTGTGCGTGCCGCTCTCGTTCGCCTGCGGCCTGTGGGCGGGCGCCGTTCATCTGACCGGGGTGGCGGCGGCGTGGGCGTACGACCTGCGGCTCAAGGCGACGGCATGGTCCTGGGCGCCGTACGCGGTGGGTTTCGCCGCCCTTCCGGCCTTCGTGGCACTGGGTCTGCCGGGGCAGCCGTGGCCGGCCTGGTGGGTCGTCACCGCCGGGGCCCTGCTGGGGGTCGGCGCCCACCTCGGAGACGTACTGCCGGACATCCGCGGGGATCTGGCGACGGGCGTACGGGGATGGCCGCACCGGCTGGGCCCGGACGGCGCGCGGCTGCTGCTGCCGGTGCCGCTGGTGGCCGCGTCCGCGGTGCTGGCGCTGGGGCCCGCCGGACCACCCGGCCGGTGGGGAGTGGCGGCGCTCGCGGTGGCCGTCCTGGTCGCGGTGGCGGGGACGGTACTGGGACGCCGCCGGGAACGGGCGGCGTTCGCGGCAGCGGTCGCCGTGGCGGTGGTGGACGTGGCGCTACTGCTGCTGCGCGGCACCGGAATCGCCTGACCGCACCCCGCCTCGCCGACCGGCTCGCAGGTCCGTGTCCGCAGGGACGGCGGGCGATCACGTCACTGCCGATCGGGTACCAGCGGTCGCAGGGCACACCTGTCGTGCTGCCGCTCATCCAGTGCGAGGCACATCTTGGCCGTCACTCGTACGGCGGACTTCATGTGAAGAGCCCACACACGCATCGGCGACCTCGCAGAATCGGGTCGGGGAATCGAT is drawn from Streptomyces liliifuscus and contains these coding sequences:
- a CDS encoding UbiA family prenyltransferase, encoding MGTPEQFTGGPAASWAGRVGGLAGSCHPGPVVAVTALMATLAVTAGQSPARCVLTAAAVLTGQLSVGWCNDAFDARRDIATGRRGKPVADGTVGVTEVWVAAYAALALCVPLSFACGLWAGAVHLTGVAAAWAYDLRLKATAWSWAPYAVGFAALPAFVALGLPGQPWPAWWVVTAGALLGVGAHLGDVLPDIRGDLATGVRGWPHRLGPDGARLLLPVPLVAASAVLALGPAGPPGRWGVAALAVAVLVAVAGTVLGRRRERAAFAAAVAVAVVDVALLLLRGTGIA
- a CDS encoding type III polyketide synthase is translated as MTRIAAVHGALAPHRHTQSEITDMVARTCLPEGTDRRVLDRLHRSAKVRSRHMTLPLERYAELDGFGAANDVFVAAATDLGAKAVRDALDLAGLSAADVDLLVFTSVTGIATPSIDARLAGRLGLRPDVKRLPLFGLGCAGGAAGLARMHDYLLGRPDHVAVLLSVELCSLTFQRDDASVANLVATGLFGDGAAAVVACGANRQGGPGLPGLRDKSAGPTIVDTRSHLYPDTGRVMGWDIKDSGFKVVLDPRVPDVVRRYLADDVEGFLGDHGIKRKDVTAWVCHPGGPKVLQAVTEALDLPDEALDVTWRHLADVGNLSSSSVLHVLRDTLAERRPPPGTPGVLLAMGPGFASELVLLRW